The following proteins are co-located in the Solanum pennellii chromosome 1, SPENNV200 genome:
- the LOC107007977 gene encoding U-box domain-containing protein 33 isoform X1 — MALETPSSVVRRSPVRYPEVDLSRLSLSEQIVQKGSPATPVVVDDVMYVAVGKDLKETEPTLTWALHKSGGRKICIVHVHTPAQKIPMMGTKFNIDQLDVHQVRAYHEKEKQDMHMILEKYILICGRAGVRADKLVLEMDSIEKGIVELISQHGIGKLVMGAAANKCYSKKMSCLRSKKAIYVRLQAPTFCCIWFVCKGNLIYTRESKSDRLNTDSVSPSVPASPVNDIVVRSGSATEGYSEQVKLRGAFTEYPRVASDSHGTIFSGHPSTGTLQANFPFMSSDRSADSWNGIPQISSSVASRFSPSSSVEMVDDSFSKTERNETAFDPSGLRYFNFGPYQSSAPSIMQAEKVNNELSGSMNDELYDRYEQHVAEAETARREAFEESIKRRKAEKDAIEARQRAKASETFYADELRRRREIEEALAKDREKADQMKAQLNKLLRDLQAAQAQNSSLEGQLLVSDAQVQELEQKMFSAVDLLQKYRKERDELEVERDEALKSAEALREQHSDGSSLTSTSSLFAEFYFHEIEEATRTFDPALKIGEGGYGCIYRGLLRHTQVAVKMLHPHSLQGPSEFQQEVNILSRLRHPNVVTLIGACPEAWTLVYEYLPNGSLEDHLTCKDNTPPLSWQTRIRVAAELCCALIFLHSCTARGIIHGDLKPANVLLDANFVSKLSDFGICRVLSEDEFSENSTTLCYRTDPKGTFAYMDPEFLQTGELTRKSDVYSFGIILLRLLTGRSAFGIKNEIQYALDKGNLKNLLDPTAGDWPFVQAKQLAHLAMSCCDKNSRCRPELSSEVWKVLEPMRASCGASSFRIDSEEHCDIPSYFICPIFQEIMQDPVVAADGFTYEAEALRGWLDSGHETSPMTNLTLSHKNLVPNHALRSAIQEWLQQN, encoded by the exons ATGGCTTTGGAGACTCCATCATCCGTAGTCCGGCGGAGTCCGGTAAGGTACCCGGAAGTTGATTTGTCCCGTCTGAGTTTGAGTGAGCAAATCGTGCAAAAAGGAAGTCCAGCAACGCCGGTGGTGGTCGACGATGTGATGTATGTTGCTGTCGGGAAAGACTTGAAGGAGACTGAACCGACTTTGACATGGGCTTTGCACAAGTCCGGTGGAAGGAAAATTTGCATTGTTCATGTTCATACTCCTGCTCAGAAGATACCCATGA TGGGTACAAAGTTTAACATAGATCAATTGGATGTGCACCAAGTCAGGGCGTACCATGagaaggaaaagcaagacatgCACATGATCCTGGAAAAATATATTCTGATCTGTGGACGAGCCGGG GTTCGTGCTGATAAACTTGTCCTTGAAATGGACTCGATTGAGAAGGGCATAGTCGAGCTTATATCGCAACATGGTATAGGGAAGCTTGTTATGGGAGCTGCGGCAAACAAGTGCTACTCAAA GAAAATGTCTTGCCTTAGGTCTAAGAAAGCCATCTATGTACGGTTACAAGCACCCACATTCTGTTGCATCTGGTTTGTATGCAAAGGGAATCTCATTTATACAAG AGAAAGTAAGTCAGACAGACTTAATACAGACAGTGTGTCACCGTCAGTTCCAGCAAGTCCAGTTAATGATATTGTTGTGAGATCAGGATCTGCGACAGAAGGTTACAGCGAACAAGTAAAGCTCAGGGGGGCTTTTACAGAATATCCCAGAGTTGCTTCTGACAGTCATGGGACAATCTTCTCTGGACATCCCTCTACTGGGACTTTACAGGCTAATTTTCCATTTATGAGTTCAGATAGAAGTGCTGATAGCTGGAATGGCATACCGCAAATAAGTTCCTCAGTGGCTTCACGTTTTTCACCAAGTTCATCTGTTGAAATGGTTGATGATTCCTTTTCAAAGACTGAAAGGAACGAGACTGCATTCGATCCATCCGGACTGCGCTATTTCAATTTCGGTCCGTATCAGTCGTCTGCTCCAAGTATA ATGCAGGCAGAGAAGGTGAATAACGAGCTATCTGGAAGCATGAATGATGAACTCTATGATAGATATGAGCAGCATGTTGCAGAAGCAGAAACCGCTAGGCGGGAAGCTTTTGAAGAATCAATCAAGCGTAGGAAAGCGGAAAAGGATGCAATTGAGGCTAGACAAAGG GCAAAAGCATCAGAAACATTCTATGCTGATGAGTTGAGACGGAGGAGAGAAATAGAGGAAGCACTTGCAAAAGACAGAGAAAAAGCTGATCAGATGAAAGCACAGCTAAACAAACTTCTGAGAGATCTGCAAGCAGCTCAAGCACAGAACTCTTCACTGGAGGGTCAACTCTTAGTTTCTGACGCTCAGGTACAAGAGTTGGAACAGAAAATGTTCTCTGCTGTCGACCTTTTGCAGAAGTACAGGAAGGAGAGAGATGAATTGGAGGTGGAGCGTGATGAAGCACTCAAATCAGCAGAGGCACTGAGGGAACAGCACTCAGATGGGTCTTCATTAACATCTACATCTTCACTATTTGctgaattttattttcatgaaattgaaGAAGCAACTCGGACTTTCGACCCAGCCTTGAAGATTGGAGAAGGTGGTTATGGATGCATTTATAGAGGCCTCCTTCGTCACACACAAGTGGCAGTAAAGATGCTGCACCCTCATAGCTTGCAAGGGCCCTCAGAGTTCCAACAGGAG GTCAATATTTTAAGCAGATTGAGGCATCCAAATGTTGTCACTCTTATAGGAGCGTGTCCAGAAGCATGGACTCTTGTATATGAGTATCTTCCCAACGGAAGCCTAGAAGATCATCTTACCTGCAAAGATAACACGCCTCCACTGTCGTGGCAAACTCGAATCCGTGTAGCAGCAGAGCTCTGTTGTGCTCTCATTTTCCTCCATTCCTGCACTGCTCGGGGCATAATTCATGGTGATCTAAAACCAGCAAATGTTTTGCTTGATGCGAACTTTGTGAGCAAGCTTAGTGACTTTGGAATTTGTCGAGTTCTCTCAGAAGATGAATTTTCAGAAAATAGTACTACACTTTGTTACAGAACTGACCCGAAAGGCACATTCGCATACATGGACCCTGAATTCCTCCAAACAGGAGAGCTTACTCGAAAGTCCGATGTCTATTCGTTTGGGATTATATTACTTAGGTTGTTAACTGGAAGATCTGCATTCGGGATAAAAAATGAAATCCAATATGCACTGGATAaaggaaatttgaaaaatttgctGGATCCAACTGCTGGAGACTGGCCATTTGTGCAAGCCAAACAGCTGGCTCACTTAGCTATGAGTTGTTGTGATAAGAACAGtaggtgccggcctgaactttcTTCAGAGGTGTGGAAGGTGCTTGAACCAATGAGAGCTTCATGTGGGGCATCATCTTTTAGAATAGATTCCGAAGAGCATTGTGACATCCCATCCTATTTTATTTGTCCCATATTTCAG GAAATCATGCAAGATCCTGTAGTAGCAGCAGATGGCTTCACATATGAAGCAGAAGCATTAAGAGGATGGTTGGACAGCGGGCATGAGACCTCCCCCATGACAAACCTCACGCTGTCCCATAAGAACCTTGTTCCTAACCATGCTCTCCGTTCTGCAATTCAGGAGTGGCTGCAACAGAATTGA
- the LOC107007977 gene encoding U-box domain-containing protein 33 isoform X2: MALETPSSVVRRSPVRYPEVDLSRLSLSEQIVQKGSPATPVVVDDVMYVAVGKDLKETEPTLTWALHKSGGRKICIVHVHTPAQKIPMMGTKFNIDQLDVHQVRAYHEKEKQDMHMILEKYILICGRAGVRADKLVLEMDSIEKGIVELISQHGIGKLVMGAAANKCYSKKMSCLRSKKAIYVRLQAPTFCCIWFVCKGNLIYTRESKSDRLNTDSVSPSVPASPVNDIVVRSGSATEGYSEQVKLRGAFTEYPRVASDSHGTIFSGHPSTGTLQANFPFMSSDRSADSWNGIPQISSSVASRFSPSSSVEMVDDSFSKTERNETAFDPSGLRYFNFGPYQSSAPSIAEKVNNELSGSMNDELYDRYEQHVAEAETARREAFEESIKRRKAEKDAIEARQRAKASETFYADELRRRREIEEALAKDREKADQMKAQLNKLLRDLQAAQAQNSSLEGQLLVSDAQVQELEQKMFSAVDLLQKYRKERDELEVERDEALKSAEALREQHSDGSSLTSTSSLFAEFYFHEIEEATRTFDPALKIGEGGYGCIYRGLLRHTQVAVKMLHPHSLQGPSEFQQEVNILSRLRHPNVVTLIGACPEAWTLVYEYLPNGSLEDHLTCKDNTPPLSWQTRIRVAAELCCALIFLHSCTARGIIHGDLKPANVLLDANFVSKLSDFGICRVLSEDEFSENSTTLCYRTDPKGTFAYMDPEFLQTGELTRKSDVYSFGIILLRLLTGRSAFGIKNEIQYALDKGNLKNLLDPTAGDWPFVQAKQLAHLAMSCCDKNSRCRPELSSEVWKVLEPMRASCGASSFRIDSEEHCDIPSYFICPIFQEIMQDPVVAADGFTYEAEALRGWLDSGHETSPMTNLTLSHKNLVPNHALRSAIQEWLQQN; this comes from the exons ATGGCTTTGGAGACTCCATCATCCGTAGTCCGGCGGAGTCCGGTAAGGTACCCGGAAGTTGATTTGTCCCGTCTGAGTTTGAGTGAGCAAATCGTGCAAAAAGGAAGTCCAGCAACGCCGGTGGTGGTCGACGATGTGATGTATGTTGCTGTCGGGAAAGACTTGAAGGAGACTGAACCGACTTTGACATGGGCTTTGCACAAGTCCGGTGGAAGGAAAATTTGCATTGTTCATGTTCATACTCCTGCTCAGAAGATACCCATGA TGGGTACAAAGTTTAACATAGATCAATTGGATGTGCACCAAGTCAGGGCGTACCATGagaaggaaaagcaagacatgCACATGATCCTGGAAAAATATATTCTGATCTGTGGACGAGCCGGG GTTCGTGCTGATAAACTTGTCCTTGAAATGGACTCGATTGAGAAGGGCATAGTCGAGCTTATATCGCAACATGGTATAGGGAAGCTTGTTATGGGAGCTGCGGCAAACAAGTGCTACTCAAA GAAAATGTCTTGCCTTAGGTCTAAGAAAGCCATCTATGTACGGTTACAAGCACCCACATTCTGTTGCATCTGGTTTGTATGCAAAGGGAATCTCATTTATACAAG AGAAAGTAAGTCAGACAGACTTAATACAGACAGTGTGTCACCGTCAGTTCCAGCAAGTCCAGTTAATGATATTGTTGTGAGATCAGGATCTGCGACAGAAGGTTACAGCGAACAAGTAAAGCTCAGGGGGGCTTTTACAGAATATCCCAGAGTTGCTTCTGACAGTCATGGGACAATCTTCTCTGGACATCCCTCTACTGGGACTTTACAGGCTAATTTTCCATTTATGAGTTCAGATAGAAGTGCTGATAGCTGGAATGGCATACCGCAAATAAGTTCCTCAGTGGCTTCACGTTTTTCACCAAGTTCATCTGTTGAAATGGTTGATGATTCCTTTTCAAAGACTGAAAGGAACGAGACTGCATTCGATCCATCCGGACTGCGCTATTTCAATTTCGGTCCGTATCAGTCGTCTGCTCCAAGTATA GCAGAGAAGGTGAATAACGAGCTATCTGGAAGCATGAATGATGAACTCTATGATAGATATGAGCAGCATGTTGCAGAAGCAGAAACCGCTAGGCGGGAAGCTTTTGAAGAATCAATCAAGCGTAGGAAAGCGGAAAAGGATGCAATTGAGGCTAGACAAAGG GCAAAAGCATCAGAAACATTCTATGCTGATGAGTTGAGACGGAGGAGAGAAATAGAGGAAGCACTTGCAAAAGACAGAGAAAAAGCTGATCAGATGAAAGCACAGCTAAACAAACTTCTGAGAGATCTGCAAGCAGCTCAAGCACAGAACTCTTCACTGGAGGGTCAACTCTTAGTTTCTGACGCTCAGGTACAAGAGTTGGAACAGAAAATGTTCTCTGCTGTCGACCTTTTGCAGAAGTACAGGAAGGAGAGAGATGAATTGGAGGTGGAGCGTGATGAAGCACTCAAATCAGCAGAGGCACTGAGGGAACAGCACTCAGATGGGTCTTCATTAACATCTACATCTTCACTATTTGctgaattttattttcatgaaattgaaGAAGCAACTCGGACTTTCGACCCAGCCTTGAAGATTGGAGAAGGTGGTTATGGATGCATTTATAGAGGCCTCCTTCGTCACACACAAGTGGCAGTAAAGATGCTGCACCCTCATAGCTTGCAAGGGCCCTCAGAGTTCCAACAGGAG GTCAATATTTTAAGCAGATTGAGGCATCCAAATGTTGTCACTCTTATAGGAGCGTGTCCAGAAGCATGGACTCTTGTATATGAGTATCTTCCCAACGGAAGCCTAGAAGATCATCTTACCTGCAAAGATAACACGCCTCCACTGTCGTGGCAAACTCGAATCCGTGTAGCAGCAGAGCTCTGTTGTGCTCTCATTTTCCTCCATTCCTGCACTGCTCGGGGCATAATTCATGGTGATCTAAAACCAGCAAATGTTTTGCTTGATGCGAACTTTGTGAGCAAGCTTAGTGACTTTGGAATTTGTCGAGTTCTCTCAGAAGATGAATTTTCAGAAAATAGTACTACACTTTGTTACAGAACTGACCCGAAAGGCACATTCGCATACATGGACCCTGAATTCCTCCAAACAGGAGAGCTTACTCGAAAGTCCGATGTCTATTCGTTTGGGATTATATTACTTAGGTTGTTAACTGGAAGATCTGCATTCGGGATAAAAAATGAAATCCAATATGCACTGGATAaaggaaatttgaaaaatttgctGGATCCAACTGCTGGAGACTGGCCATTTGTGCAAGCCAAACAGCTGGCTCACTTAGCTATGAGTTGTTGTGATAAGAACAGtaggtgccggcctgaactttcTTCAGAGGTGTGGAAGGTGCTTGAACCAATGAGAGCTTCATGTGGGGCATCATCTTTTAGAATAGATTCCGAAGAGCATTGTGACATCCCATCCTATTTTATTTGTCCCATATTTCAG GAAATCATGCAAGATCCTGTAGTAGCAGCAGATGGCTTCACATATGAAGCAGAAGCATTAAGAGGATGGTTGGACAGCGGGCATGAGACCTCCCCCATGACAAACCTCACGCTGTCCCATAAGAACCTTGTTCCTAACCATGCTCTCCGTTCTGCAATTCAGGAGTGGCTGCAACAGAATTGA
- the LOC107007979 gene encoding aberrant root formation protein 4 codes for MSEEKPHLSDSLIHRLQQTLTTCSQLIEAGHFSDSDRLVTELADFLTPIAVSVVEESSNLDLEITSFQILTEIHSFITSPSRNQQVIDALSFELPKLVCKFASASKRCSEIAQLIVEHLVSMCSPREMLSILCEALSSPTEMFRVPCYFSPLIGGLAKVIILIKRRQFEQVKAAVPVILGVLKSMSLEADEEDKDTEDIFHKAIAIADSIQAVCEGLEQNDKRKLCALLGMFVLQVMALVSIAMGHNISSVLPIMAHLSQFLPICGLSYEGLITGLDVDKFTTICGDDNMACFSHVKHGGSLAVIWGYKSNETCTDFEAVKNELQKNQTKRWQAIGMLKHVFSSVDLSWELKVHALDFLLCVMDGCTHQEIQNDAMDYSTYVPTLYASLQAIEMVIIYAPNAVLRKKSFDAMMKVLADVPSSLRFDILTALIQNSQSSSMIAILLDCIRREMHEEYSSCISLNSQCLSFWSARVVELVELVLKPPNGGPPSLPEYSDAVLSALNLYRFVVIRESTGKTNYTGVLSKDMLQKAYNEWLLPLRTLATGVMAANQQDHDQLALDTMCALNPIELVLYRCIELVEDNLKHA; via the coding sequence ATGTCGGAAGAGAAACCACATCTCTCCGATTCCCTCATTCATCGCCTCCAACAAACCCTGACTACATGCTCTCAGTTGATTGAGGCCGGTCACTTTAGCGATTCCGATAGATTAGTCACCGAGCTTGCCGATTTCCTTACTCCGATCGCCGTCTCAGTGGTAGAAGAATCATCAAATCTGGATTTAGAGATCACATCATTCCAGATTCTTACTGaaattcattctttcataaCTTCACCTTCCAGAAACCAGCAAGTTATTGATGCTTTGTCCTTTGAGTTGCCCAAGTTGGTATGTAAATTTGCATCTGCATCCAAAAGATGCTCTGAAATTGCTCAACTCATTGTTGAGCATCTAGTTAGTATGTGTTCTCCGCGAGAAATGCTATCAATTCTTTGCGAGGCGCTAAGTTCTCCAACTGAAATGTTTAGGGTTCCTTGCTATTTCTCTCCTCTTATTGGTGGCCTCGCTAAAGTTATAATACTCATCAAAAGACGGCAATTTGAGCAAGTGAAAGCTGCAGTTCCTGTTATTCTTGGTGTTTTAAAGTCCATGTCCTTAGAGGCAGATGAGGAAGACAAAGATACTGAGGACATATTCCACAAAGCAATTGCTATTGCAGATTCAATACAAGCTGTTTGCGAAGGGTTGGAACAGAACGATAAGAGAAAACTCTGTGCTCTGTTGGGCATGTTCGTCTTGCAAGTCATGGCTCTTGTTTCAATTGCAATGGGGCATAACATTTCAAGTGTTCTTCCCATTATGGCACACCTATCACAGTTTCTTCCAATTTGTGGTTTATCATACGAGGGATTAATTACTGGACTTGATGTCGATAAGTTTACAACCATATGTGGAGATGATAACATGGCTTGCTTTTCTCATGTCAAGCATGGTGGATCACTTGCAGTAATCTGGGGTTACAAATCCAATGAGACATGTACAGATTTTGAAGCAGTGAAAAATGAACTTCAGAAGAACCAGACTAAAAGATGGCAGGCAATAGGCATGTTAAAGCACGTCTTCTCAAGTGTTGATCTATCATGGGAATTGAAAGTGCATGCTCTTGATTTCCTGCTTTGCGTTATGGATGGATGTACGCACcaagaaattcaaaatgatgCAATGGACTACTCCACATATGTGCCTACTCTATATGCGTCATTGCAGGCGATTGAAATGGTCATTATATATGCACCAAATGCTGTTTTGCGGAAGAAATCCTTTGATGCTATGATGAAGGTGCTTGCAGATGTTCCAAGTTCTTTAAGGTTTGACATCTTAACGGCTTTGATACAGAATAGCCAGTCTTCTTCTATGATTGCAATCCTCTTAGATTGTATCAGAAGGGAAATGCACGAGGAATATAGTAGTTGTATCTCACTAAACAGTCAATGCCTCTCATTTTGGAGTGCCAGGGTTGTGGAACTAGTAGAGCTGGTTCTGAAGCCTCCTAATGGTGGCCCTCCATCTCTTCCTGAGTACAGTGATGCTGTTTTATCAGCGCTCAATCTCTATCGGTTTGTAGTGATCAGAGAGTCAACAGGAAAAACGAACTATACTGGAGTGCTCTCGAAGGACATGTTGCAGAAGGCTTACAACGAATGGCTTCTTCCTTTGCGTACATTAGCCACAGGAGTCATGGCAGCAAACCAGCAGGATCATGACCAACTAGCATTGGACACAATGTGTGCCTTGAACCCCATTGAGTTAGTTTTATATCGCTGTATTGAACTCGTTGAAGATAATCTGAAACATGCATAG